Part of the Engraulis encrasicolus isolate BLACKSEA-1 chromosome 1, IST_EnEncr_1.0, whole genome shotgun sequence genome, GACGCCTGCAGCAAGCACTACTCGCACGTGGTGCTCAAGACGGTCCGCATCTTCGAGCTGGAGTCGCTGTACCCGCTGCTGCGCGACCCGACGCTGGACCTGCGCATCGTGCACCTGGTGAGGGACCCACGGGCCGTGTGGAGGTCGCGGCGGTGGGTGAACAACATCCTGGCGGGCGATAGTCACATCGTGCTGCAGCATGGCGACGTCAAGGGCATGGAGGCAGACGTGAGCGTCATGGAAACCATCTGCAGGAGCCACGTTCACATCTACCAGACCGTGCAGCACGCACAGTAAGAACACCCGCGTTTTTATTACCCTAACTCTAAAAGAGTTGAAATGTATCAATtccatttaaagtgatactgtcccatttttggaaataaactgttatcaaacctccccttgagttaaatagttgagttttcaaccgttctctgagtatggcagtgcaaattttacctccatgctagcagttagcattgagtcctatgagaccagctggcggctaactggtctcataggactcaatgttaactggtagcttggaggtaaaatttgcactgccgtatgcagagaacggttgaaagtataggacaacggtaaaaccctattatttaactcatggggaggtgtaaaataagcttatttccaaaaatgggacagtatcaattTAAGAAAAAGTTTGGTTCCACTCGGAAATTACACTGAAATTACATTAGAGGAGGTAGTAAAAGTGCCGCAGTAGAAATGGCAGTGTTTTTATAACTCTACGGTCAAGCGAAGCGAAGTGAAAATATTTggtcaagtttaatattatgcaaatgaggagcaaatttcgcctgcggtggccaatcaaatcaacaaaacGAAATCTATCATTCTATTTGAtttgctgcgacgacctgatgagagttgagctgtcagaatggaaaactaggccctgccgtggccaaacggtggggcactcatctaccatgcggctgacccgggttcgattcccatcccgggtcctttgcccgcccttccccatctctctctccccacacgcttcctgtcaccaccttcactgtcactgttcactgtcctatcataaataaagaaaaaaaaagaccaacaaaaaaagaaTGGAAAACTAAATTTCGcctcccccgtcccccccgccggtgtgaaagactatctgggtTCCCCGTATCAACTGGCGACTCCAGATGATAGAAACACAGCGATTGGTCAAGACGAAAGTCTATCAACcttggtctgaatgaatacgccctaaattaagagtgacatttactcACGACCAATCaccattgcttctaacatctgaAGTCGCCAGTTGTCACGgaccaagatagtctttcacaccggTGTAACACCCCATTATTCTATTGCGCAGGGCCCCCGACTTCCTGCGTGGCCGCTACAAGATGGTGCGCTACGAGGACGTGGCTAACGACCCGCTGGGCCAGGTAGAGGACggcatggggcctatactacaaagctggttcaggataatttaaggttaagttaagaggtaaatcatctaatacaagagcttttcttcagaaaatgaggactccaggctcttctattacatgatttacctcttaacttaaacgtaacttatcctgaaccagctttgtagtataggccccatgatgtccccgccatgtgttcACCTGCATGTTGCCTTCGCCACCCTCATCAATAACACCCCTTTTTTCCTTCTACTGTGCACTAGGGCCCCCGACTTCCTGCGTGGCCGCTACAAGATGGTGCGCTACGAGGACGTGGCTAACGACCCGCTGGGCCAGGTATGTatggttacattacattgcattacgtcacattaggctatatttgtaacattattacaaaactTAATCGAAATTAGCGGTGTGAAATTAGCACCCATTTgcagtcaattcagttgactggtggtccctcaacatttttgaggggacaaagtggtcctcagtctgatgATAACGATTGAGTAACACTGCTctagtcaatcaatcaatcaatcaatcaatcaatcaatcaatcaatcaccaaCCAGGTGGAGGACATCTACCGCTTCGTGGGCCTGAACATGACGCAGGAGCTCCAGAGCTGGATCCATCTCTCCACCAGCCGCAAGAGCGCCAAGACGGACCCGTTCAAGACCATGTCGCGCAACGCCAAGGACGTCTCGCTGGCCTGGAGGACCTCGCTGCCATACGACCAGGTCAAACGCGTCCAGGCCGTCTGCAAGTACGCCATGTATCTGTACGGCTACCGCACGGTGGACAGCAACCAGGACCAGCGCGACCTGGAGCGCGACGTGGTGCTGCCACTCGAGTCCGTTAGATTCAAGTCGGACCACATGGTGTTCAGGAGGACCAATGGGACCAAAGAGCACAGGTAGCCGAGGAGGTCACAACAAGTGTTCAGTTAACTCTGGAGGACTGTGACAGTGTTCTTGCCGTGTAGGATgtagaaggtgctctttggttatggACAAGATATTGAACTggaaaaaagaaaaccaaagtaTCTAAGGCACTCTTCTAGTTAAATAGCTATAATAAATTGAGTTCATTATATTTGATTAATTTATGAATAATTCTATGTCTAAATGGATCAAATATGATTCAGTCAGTAGTAGAGGTAATTGAAGAAGCTTCTCAACAAATTCGCTTTATTTGACCTCAACgtgatattgacatgtttgatttagccgATCACAGAGTTAGCCTGGCTATCGCGACTGTACTGCATTAACGTTTTTTTATGGGTGGTACCAGGCAGGCTATAATTGTCAATCTGGGATATTCGAAGTTGAGTAtgttccaattgtttttttttgtttttttgctgaacCACAGATCGTTACCGTGATTGACTTTAAACTTCTAGAATATGGTCAAGCAATTTGCTTCGGCCCAAGTGAGTTTGGTCACACAATTTGACAGCCCTCCATAGACAAATAATGACTCTCACCTTTCTGGTTGCTTTGGGTGTGCATGCCCCTTAGgagataaaatgttttttttttgtttacatcaTACACCTACACTCCAGattcacagaaagagagagagagagaaaaaaacatgattgTTTTGGGTAATGTTGTACGGTAGGCTACACTGTCAACATTAAGGTTCCACTGTGGTGGAACCACTGGTACCACTGTTAGGGTCTCCCGGGGAACCTAAAACATCTCAGAGGAAGAAGTCAAGTGACTAATTGGTTCTAGAAATAACCCTATGGTTCTCTTGAAGTCTCCACAGAGACCCGAAGAATGCAAAGGTTCTTAGGGGAACCAATGATTGCCACTGTGGGGGAACCACCTGAAGGTTCTCTGAAGAACCTTGAGGGTTCTTCCCAGAACGTTTGGGTTTCTCAAAGAACTTTTGGGTTCCCCCACAATGCAAGTGGTCTGATACTGTAGTTATTCAAGTACTGTAATGTGCACTCTTTTGCACATGGTTGCACACGTATAAATTGAGTCATACAGCAAGCATACCTCAGGTCTACATacataaactagaagcactcagagagtgcaaacctccgccaaggctatggggtcactgatgccataacatcCACGCGCTGTGGTATCCTATGTCTATAATATAACTTACAACCAGATGTGGAATCCACATCCGATCATCACTAAACTTTgctgtttgataaaacatttgaccatgttacaccttAATTTCTTTCAAGGCTTTCtggcttgtttttgtggagttagaaacgggaatgtcaaaattcgccctatcccagtgaagaatctttttttttttttaatcctttttAAAATAACTTGTTCCTttagtcatttccaacaactccacaaaatttcatcaaaatccgttcataactttttgagttatcctgctgacagataaacaaaccaacgcgaccaaaaacataacctccttggcggaggtgaaAATGTCCTGCCTTTTTTGTTTACTGAAGTGCAGAAATCAAAGCTCATAATTGAGGACTAATATGTTCTTTATGTATTGCAATAGAGTTTTGAACTCTTTGACTGTATTGTCTGTATTATACCAGCTAACATCCAAATAAACTGCAAGCTAATAGTTTTCACTTACAGTACTTGTGTAAGCAAGTCTGTGTATAACTTAAAGGTGGAGTACCATTTTTTACCAGtataatttatgctgcccattcacaaaggttATCTTTTTCCAGTAGTATTTTACACCGGCATTCATTTCTAAGTAAGTATTCATCATGAAAGACGCTCTACCTTTAGTTCAGATGTAATTAACTTATTTATTTTGCTAGGTGAGCCCCTTGAGATGAAGAATATCTTTTTCGAGTAGGGTCCTCAGGATTAGcttgggcgaaagccgactgttgactccgtcaaacagtctggcaaaagctaagaggagtccgtctctgtggagggtgggagatggtctaagCTTACTTctccatttaaattcattggagttccgaattcaaattaaaacccatgatgtgctttattagcatgcctgttgcGATATAGGTTACacggcgctattcagacatgccactATTCAGGCATTGATGTCTATTGCCTcaataccggcacgtttcccaccgaaatctgtaatttctgtggtttgtgctaagTTGCTCAGGTTtcttcagtttagggagagtgcatgcagttaccctaaccctaaccctgaccctgaccctcaccctaaagtagggctgcacaattatggaaaaaaatcataatcacgattattttggtcaaaatcgtaatcacaattattaatttaacgattctttatttttttgcagatgtttttgaaaattataacaaaatgaaacataaccatgaatgaactatatacggggtgagcaaaataaattgaattgtaataattatgtaaaggcaatagcatgaaacttaggtggacagatttcactaatttatcacgattttcgattattttcgattaattgtgcagccataCCCTAAGGCATAtctggtgtctgaatagcggtatgtctgaatagcgcttgccccccgTTACGATATAGcctcgcaaaagcatacaaataacaaaacaacagtgtgaatagtgttaccttaaccaatcagtaacagacttcgcaGGTGAGctctgtgtcaccactctcaactgtttgctgattggctaaacagtgagcgaactgagctgggaggcttttgccagactaggtgcggagccaaaatctttgggtggagtacataggatggcgtcgccaggctacctcAGGATGTCTAAAGGGGGAAATGTGTCATTGCTTGCACCTCTCCACTTTAGCTAGTTCAACCAACAAACTTCAAACGCTGTGAGGGTTTTTCTTTTAAGAAATGATCTCACAATAAACTCAAAATAATGACAACTTTCAACAGTCCAATgaattgtctgtatgtgtgtgtgtgtgtgtgtgtgtgtgtgtgtgtgtgtgtgtgtgtgtgtgtgtgtgtgtgtgtgtgtgcgcgcgcacatgtgcgtgtgtgcacaagcgAGCGCCTATGTGGGTCATTGGCGTTTTTAGAAGCAAGCGTCAGAGTGGCGCAACCATAGTGTCGCATAATTGGTGCATTAATTAATTGTACAGTATGTTTCATTTTCATGAAATGAatgtttttatttgaaaatatatgtgagtgattctacgattcgactgcacttttaagtccatggattttatttgccaattccactaactattatctgcatccaatgatgttttggacattagcacacatttatctttcatatatcagaaagtgtagacatggcattatttccctcagcaagaatgaatatttaatactggttttgggcgttttcatgccgtcctgttttccaaatgtcagattcagttttcatattagcatgtaaataaACTTGTTTTggccaagacgattgcaaatgttgattcacagtaatcatcacaatatgacaaaactgtcagaaagatcactgtcctttccattatacatgaaatttgccattttgtgtgtgtccacgaaaactgtgttaaccgtgtcacggtctgaaaccccctccataaatcagtaatggtttggtcttaggccatacgaataacatcatgtgatgtcataacctctttggcaggatatgggaagactttttggtaagttttgagctccatccttccataatttaatccattcttttttaatgttctcatagcgggaaaattgcctgtcaactgtgttatcaacatattcataagaatctgaatttgaaatcacatgtagaaaaacacagataaagcatacaaatacattaattgattaaggtgttgtggtggaacttctgaggtcctcagttagcataacaccataaaaatggctgaaatgtcaagccgtgttaccgtcaatggtgttacaattagctatgacagtggagaagggtccgtgtatcatccgatcattcaactattccattcaatctggcaaacggaaaacgaaataatgactcccatatttttgtttttcccgtttttctatatggccaaaaaatggggagttgtgttgagttttccttttcccaactcaaaacagaacaagtaataaacgagaaaactaaaacgaaataacaactctaatttacgattattggtcccatttcccctggtgcttttctattgctcgcccAAGTAAGACACGGTAGGCTAGTGCACAAGTGGCCGCCAAACGCGCTGCTTAACGCATTTCCCCGAGGCGccagcctgctgatgctcctactccaaagaacatctttctgtcctactggtagccccccattgtgtcggtgcctgtgggtggtaaagatagcctaacttaGCGTTCTTCTCAACGTGGGTACCAGCGCCCCCCTGGGGACGTTCGAGAGCCGTTGGGGGGCGCTGGCAACATGGCcacagaaggggaggggggcgatagtgtctttctttttttttaaagtgtgttgaaacaTCTACTGTTGAAACGATTTTGGAACATTAAACACATAAGATTTAATAGAATAGGCCTAAGTTAAAACCGTGTCAGCCTTTGTAAAGGCGATGTGCGATGTATGCCTATAGCTGTTGTATTTTGTGCGCATTTCAGTGCAGCATGCACGAGGGGCTGGCAAAAAGCGCCTGTGCATGCGCTTGTCGTCCGCTATGCACAGAGCCTCCCGAAAATGTATTCCCAGCGATCTCGCAAACATCCTGGCAGTCGCCTATTTCAGTGCATAGGATAAAACgatgcccaaagtgcacaacttGGAGACATGTTGTTTTAGTTATGTTCTTAAATATGTTCTTAGACTAAGCGCGACATTGCACAGTCCTCGCAGAGACGCAACAGCTTTCTCACGTTCAAATTTGTAGCTTTAGTGTTGTATTTGAAGCGGTAGGCCTAATTGTGAGAGGACTATTTTCCGCAATTAAAAATGAgtgtcatttaaaaatatatcggCACGGGAGGATATTAGGCCTAATGCATTTGTTGCTTTTGCACCCTTCCTCAACCggtccttttaaaaagataagttaaaaactgaaagcatgcatccatgcgcgtggcttcttaaatgcacggcAGTTCCCGGCTAGCTCCACTTCTTAATTGCatcagcttcctcccaccatatttcaaacggacaccgcatacaagtttattccccctctgtgcatcagttaacaggcatgacggcgaaatcggcaaaaacagatgaaatccagacaataatcacttaacttgaagattacctgtaccatttgtaggctaataccaaactaacaacacatttgattaggctacctttcaccagttgcattagccttcaaacaacacGTGTCAACATTCGTGGGTATCCTTCGACCCTGCAgacagtagactttttttttttttttttttttttttataccgcggatgaggtgcgtaccaaaacatatttgctggtgcgcatatgagtaacggcctaaaaaagttatgtgcacccctggttaTGGGGtagagacataggcctactggaccgaacagtaggctacagtgcgtaaaggagttaggctatctttaccacccacaggcaccgacataaggggctaccagtaggacagaaagatgttctgtggagtaggagcatcagctGATTATAGGCCTtggggaaatgcgtaaagcagcgcgtttggcagCCACTTGTGCACTATCGTGCCTTAGGCTACTTAGGCGAGCAACAGAAAAGCACCGCGGGAAatggaccaataatcgtaaaatagagttgttatttcgttttggttttctcgtttattacttgttctgttttgagttgggaaaaggaaaaccaacttaactccccattttttggccatatggaaaaaacaggaaaacaaaatatggagtcgttatttcgttttccgtttgccagattgaatggaataattgaatgatcggatgatacacggaccgagaaggagtatgtttttgccaatttatctccatattgacagacaaacaaacaaaataatttgtgttctagggagatgggtttgtctgctctgttttttctccaaaaaagtgccgacttgttcccctgcactgttgaccgttacacagttgagtaacacggttgcctgttttgaaagtgtttttgtgctattgatcccttatgcgttggaaaaatcctatgaacagacactagggattatctctagAGAAGGAAGTCTTgagtaaggagggtgactaaattcaaatcagatgttacagggatttataaagaaaaatgtgtcagtctgtatcacagtcaatcataaaatcctacttatgaagctcaacaatcacattttatatatcagttgcacagattaatgacaacattattgctaagagacataagcactttcaaacgtatgttgtttcaactctgtagtatttttatgtatgtttgaaatgacatagtatttgtccataacactgttgacaaaataatcacgcaaatgttcgctttcattagagtatttatcaaatgatttaaggttaagcttggcaatttgtttgtttggaaacttaaatatatacactatgaaaacatctaggtcatttagttgaaaaaaaaatactgataattgtcattttgcttttgccaaaagcgcaggcgaatcgtagaatcactcatataatCCAGCAAAAAAAGATCCATACAATAGTGCAACTTGTCTTTTTTCCGCATAGCTCAGCTAGCAGGTGCGTTGGAGATGACTTAGTGACTAATAAAAAAACCCTGATAAAAcccctgcacactgaccatttcacaccCACTCACCATTTGTCTTTTAATTTATTCACAACCATGTGCAGGCgctttatagtttttttttcctaaTCCATCGactactatacatgggttcaccgtgtttataaacataaTGTTGtgtggaggggcaagacactgacagccaaccacgtgagcaaattttttgaccgacagcggtttccaacaatcagaggttgagttgtgcgcaggtaGTGTTATGCAGCTAGTAGAAAACAAATTTTTTTAACCCATGTATAGTGGCAGCTGAGGCTGCACCACCACCTGACTTGGGTGTGCGTGatgatgtgtgcacgtgtgccaaggagagagagagagagagagagagagagagagagagagagagagagagagagaaagagagagagagagaggagacaggggccTCAGCATGGAGCATGTGACAATGTACCCTACAGTACCTGTATATGCAGCAATGTACTTACACTGTGTACCTATACAGGTACTTCTCTGTATGTTAGGAATGCTTGTCAGCACTGTGGCATGCTGGGCTGCACTGGAACCAAAAAACAGCCCGAGCATGTTTGGCATAGTAGACCAGGGGTCCgaatctcgaaagcgtctttgctaacgacggtagcaacgtcctttgttagagcgactcaactctctctcgacagcgacgctcaccactaaatccaagggaacggtaagacggtcttaagacggttagcaacgacaagaatcgagaaacggaccccagaaccCCCAATCCCTACCCCAACTAAATTGTGTGCCggtctctaatgcctcttttccactgccggttttctggtaggcctacagcccgacAAAGAGTGACCCGGCCGCCACTTCTTGCTTTTTGAACAGGAacgacatacagtcccaggaaaaagtttgtacaccctttgacatttcttacctttctgtcaaaattggtcataaaacatggtctgatcttcccggaaatcacaagaaggaacaaccagagtctgctttaactaattcaacccaaacatttacaagttttcatattttcattggccataagatgtaaaaattcacaggacagcaaggcataagtaagtacacccttgcattcaataggttttaaccctgagttaatcgcaataacctcaaccagatgtttcctgtagttgcagatcagattaacaaaacaatctggatgtatctggtctccctcttctttagaaaactgcctctcgtcagcaaggtttgtgggatgtctggagtgcatagctttcttgacttgatgccatataatctcaattatttttttgtcagggctttgactgggctattccagaatgtgtatttcattattatgaagccattctaaagtcgatttgcttctaaagtatgggttgttgtcacatttcagcacccatcctcttgtgtgcttcaactgtgtgacagactacctcactttttttctgtaaaatatttcgataaacttctgagttcattgttccactgataatatcaaactgaaaagggcctgaggcagcaaggtagccgcatataatgatgctcacgccaccatactcaaaggtggagatgatgttttggtgaaggtgtggttctccagttctcctccaaacatgacattgtgtgttcccctgaacaattcaactttggtttcaacgttggtctacagaatattttgcagtaattctatgaagcatataaatgctttttcgcaaacctcaaaggtgcagcaatatttttttggacagaaaccccattaattttaggttggcagaatgaatcccattttaagctattcttggttacatctcctcttctgagtatggtggcgggagcatcattatatgcggctaccttgctgcctcaggcccttgacagtttgctattactAGTGGAAcaattattgtgatattttacagaaaaaacgtgaggaagtctgtcacacagttgaagcacacaagagtatgggtcctgaaatgtgacaacaacccatactttagaagcaaatcgactttagaatggcttcataataatgaaatacacattctggaatagcccagtcaaagccctgacaaaaataattgagattatatggcatgaagtcaagaaagctatgcactccagacatcccacaaaccttgctgacgagaggcagttctctaaagaagagggagacaagatacaaacagattgttttgttaatctgatctgcaactacaggacaagtctggttgatgatattgcaactaactgagggttaaaacctacttaatgcaagggtgtacttacttatgccctgctctcctgtgaatgttatggccttatgaccaataaaaatatgataacatgtaaatgtttgggtggaattaattaaagcagactctgattgttccttcttgagatttccgggaagatcagaccatgttttatgatcaattttgacagaaatgtaagaaatgtcaaagggtgtacaaactttttcctgggactgtagctcaatcgtaaagcaaaaagtgacggacgagttgtgctgtgtcgagctgtaggcctatcggaaaaccggcagtggaaaagaggcataagggaacatttgaaacaaaacatCATCCATCCCCAGCCGCCGTCGGGAGGCAGGACGCCCTCCgccgtcctcgtcctcgtcttcctcttcttctgggCCATAATGATATAGCGACATAGCAAGGACATCAAGAAGCCTCTCGTCTCGTTCGCTTCAAtctttgtctgatgaagggcatactgcccgaaacgtcacattaaaaagagcaacgggagcttggtgtcgcggacttttctttcagttttttcatgcCTAAAGACAGTCACTCAGGCTATCAGCTAGCATATGTTTGGGGactaatggtgcattcttttgaaactcggttgtcggaaacCCAGGTGTCCGCCTCGGGAAAATGCAAAAGAACGGGTAGGGCCTACTCAACTCGGGGTTCCCAAACTCAAACTCGGACGACTTTCTTGTACACCGAGTTTGTTTAACATTAGTGTGGTTTTCAGACATttttgtccccagctgttgcaatagaacgcatttacggTTGTCAGGAAAACAACCTCGGGTCTACCGACAGTCGAGtttcaaaagaaataaaacctacAAGCACATTCTGTTCTGCAGGCAGAAGTCCCTGGTGGCATGTGATGTGACGTTGCCTAAAGACAGGCACTCTGCAGGCTATCAGCCTGCGCATCGTGTTTGGGGACTAAAACCTACAAGCACATTCTGTTCTGCTGGCAGCTATAAATGCTACGAGCACATTCAGGGTACGTTCCAATGTGCGACCttccttcctccacttgtgcttgtggcctcacgtttttctgatgccccgcctccgtggagaaaacaattaccgtaagtttccccgctgtcagcctagccacaacaatttttggggaactattcttcattgatcatccagtttgcaaatgagagaatgagtttacaattgagcctttgtgagatattgaaatataatgctgttgtcagtgatgtcatcacgacgtattacttcctggtacgaggccacaagcacaagtggaggacgcaaggtcacatattggaacgcaccctcagTGTTGCTGGCTGTTCACATTCCTGAGAATCCACCTGTCATTAGCAAAGAAATACGCTGCGTGTGACACGCATGTACCCTAGCTTTATATTTCCTGAGAATCCACctgtagtccgggagccgtggggttgaacccggatttctttgataaagttcttttttttgctttatctgatagattttaggcaagtcttcaagatttcagacgatgcccggtgatatcacttgagcattttcagattttgagcctttattgtcccataaatgcaaattatgacaaaaaactaaaggcaccgaatattactgtgaataatgttacaaaatgtaccaaattgcttatattacctgaaaaacattcacattggactgccttaacactgcccttattgaaacaaacccaatatggggtaataattaaccctttcataacagcaatcccacaaataaggcgagacactgtaggtgaatagggtttttttttaatttgcagatatcaatatgaaactttatcagatgattactcatatgaattggagaaaaaaatgtattacaagttttctatattttatgtttaaatatgctaattaggctattatctaatttgcattatattttgatgcaatgaatctgaccacctgaaaatgccagcttcaaaattccttttttattttgttaatatcgtacatacaagaatatttactgtggttaattgtggctatctccttttgttatccaggtacagagaaaatactgctaataaccttaaaaaatgcgatttcggcctatttttatgcatttagttatataaatcaggtcatgaatgacaaatcaacaaatgcctcagtaaaaacattcacaacattgcttagaataagactgtaaagtactgtatggaacggattgtgcattatgagatcctgcataacatcacatcatgaca contains:
- the LOC134445931 gene encoding carbohydrate sulfotransferase 5-like, whose protein sequence is MVRVRLNCTVLVAILLLNVVTISILLPWLAQTKHTTTPPSSSSSSSSSGSFSRSSGPSLRQLLTRGKVHVLLVSSWRSGSSFLGQVFSQNPSVFYLMEPGWHVWRKLHMAGALELRMAVRDLLRQVLKCDMSVMESYMGPHAKTNHLFFWSHSRALCSSPLCNATAPGAISNQTECQRHCRGKPLDSAADACSKHYSHVVLKTVRIFELESLYPLLRDPTLDLRIVHLVRDPRAVWRSRRWVNNILAGDSHIVLQHGDVKGMEADVSVMETICRSHVHIYQTVQHAQAPDFLRGRYKMVRYEDVANDPLGQVEDGMGAPDFLRGRYKMVRYEDVANDPLGQVEDIYRFVGLNMTQELQSWIHLSTSRKSAKTDPFKTMSRNAKDVSLAWRTSLPYDQVKRVQAVCKYAMYLYGYRTVDSNQDQRDLERDVVLPLESVRFKSDHMVFRRTNGTKEHR